One Brassica napus cultivar Da-Ae chromosome C4, Da-Ae, whole genome shotgun sequence genomic region harbors:
- the LOC106449897 gene encoding early nodulin-like protein 3 gives MASLNPVFFLVFLLLTTFYHLGEGRAPHTFLVGGSDDGWKVPESSNKTRLIHWAETQRFLVGDSLEFNYDNKTDSVLQVTKENYEKCITKEASKTYTATQTILKLNDSGPHYFISGDQGNCANGEKLIVVVQSPDHPPMPKPVPPTAPPTPSKPPTSPAPPTSPAPPTSPAPPTSPAPTPANNTAVGLVAGSGIFWTFIAVIGLAWA, from the exons atggcGTCTTTGAATCCTGTTTTCTTTCTAGTATTCCTCCTATTGACAACGTTCTACCACCTTGGTGAGGGCCGTGCGCCCCATACATTTCTTGTGGGAGGATCAGACGACGGATGGAAAGTTCCAGAATCATCCAACAAGACTCGACTCATCCATTGGGCTGAGACCCAAAGATTCCTAGTAGGAGACAGTCTCG AGTTTAACTACGATAACAAGACAGATTCGGTGTTACAAGTGACAAAAGAAAACTACGAAAAGTGCATTACAAAAGAGGCTTCGAAAACATATACTGCGACACAAACCATCCTGAAACTTAATGACTCAGGTCCACACTACTTCATCAGTGGAGATCAAGGTAATTGCGCTAACGGTGAAAAATTGATCGTGGTGGTTCAGTCACCTGATCACCCGCCCATGCCCAAGCCCGTACCCCCCACTGCTCCACCAACTCCTTCAAAACCTCCTACTTCACCGGCACCTCCTACTTCACCGGCACCTCCTACTTCACCAGCACCTCCTACTTCACCGGCACCAACTCCGGCCAACAACACTGCCGTTGGGTTGGTTGCTGGAAGTGGCATCTTCTGGACCTTTATTGCTGTCATTGGGCTCGCTTGGGCTTAA
- the LOC106446622 gene encoding probable cyclic nucleotide-gated ion channel 6, with amino-acid sequence MFDCGTNGVKSQVISGHREKFVRLESMDSRYSQSSDNTGLNKCTLNIQAPKRFAQGSKTSSESFKKGFRKGSEGLWSIGRSIGLGVSRAVFPEDLKVSEKKIFDPQDKFLLLCNKLFVASCILAVSVDPLFLYLPFINDKAKCIGIDRKLAIVATTLRTVIDSFYLFHMALRFRTAYVAPSSRVFGRGELVIDPKQIAKRYLQQYFIIDLLSVLPLPQITVWRFLYTSKGANVLGTKQALRYIVLVQYIPRFLRMYPLSSELKRTAGVFAETAWAGAAYYLLLYMLASHIVGALWYLLALERNNDCWSKACVKKDNCTRNFLFCGNQNMEGYSAWYTAKSSVLQEKCPVNVTEGEEPPFDFGIYSRALSSGIVSSKQFVSKYFFCLWWGLQNLSTLGQGLETSTYPGEVIFSIALAIAGLLLFALLIGNMQTYLQSLTIRLEEMRVKRRDSEQWMHHRMLPPELRERVRRYDQYKWLETRGVDEENIVSNLPKDLRRDIKRHLCLALVRRVPLFENMDERLLDAICMRLKPCLYTEKSFLVREGDPVNEMLFIIRGRLESVTTDGGRSGFYNRSLLKEGDFCGDELLTWALDPKSGSNLPSSTRTVKALTEVEAFALIADELKFVASQFRRLHSRQVQHTFRFYSQQWRTWAACFIQAAWRRYTKRKKLEQLRKEEEEEEETAARLIAGGSPYSIRATFLASKFAANALRSVHKNRIRKSNLAPPSTKELVKFQKPPEPDFSADC; translated from the exons ATGTTTGATTGTGGCACAAATGGAGTCAAATCTCAAGTAATCAGTGGCCATCGTGAGAAGTTCGTCAG GTTAGAGAGTATGGACTCAAGGTACTCTCAGAGCTCCGATAATACAGGCCTAAACAAATGCACATTAAACATACAAGCGCCCAAACGTTTCGCTCAAGGAAGCAAAACATCGTCCGAATCTTTCAAGAAAGGTTTCAGAAAAGGCTCCGAGGGTCTTTGGTCCATAGGAAGATCCATAGGACTCGGCGTTTCGCGCGCAGTCTTTCCAGAGGATCTCAAGGTatcagagaagaagatattCGATCCTCAGGACAAGTTCCTCTTGCTCTGCAACAAGCTCTTCGTTGCTTCCTGCATTCTAGCTGTTTCAGTGGACCCGCTCTTCTTGTACCTTCCGTTTATAAACGATAAAGCGAAGTGCATCGGTATAGACAGGAAGCTGGCGATTGTAGCGACGACGCTGAGGACGGTTATAGATTCTTTTTACCTCTTTCACATGGCTTTAAGGTTTAGAACGGCGTACGTTGCTCCTTCTTCGCGGGTTTTTGGGAGAGGGGAGCTTGTGATTGATCCTAAACAGATAGCTAAGCGGTATCTGCAGCAGTACTTCATCATTGATTTGCTTTCTGTGCTTCCTCTTCCGCAG ATTACAGTTTGGAGATTCTTATACACTTCTAAGGGTGCTAATGTTCTGGGGACGAAGCAGGCACTTCGGTATATAGTGTTAGTTCAATACATTCCGCGTTTTCTTAGGATGTATCCTTTAAGTTCAGAGCTGAAGAGAACAGCAGGAGTGTTCGCTGAAACTGCTTGGGCTGGTGCAGCTTACTACTTGCTACTCTACATGCTTGCAAGTCAT ATTGTTGGGGCTTTGTGGTACTTGCTTGCCTTAGAACGCAACAACGACTGCTGGAGTAAGGCTTGCGTCAAGAAAGACAACTGCACCAGAAACTTTTTGTTTTGCGGTAACCAAAACATGGAAGGTTATTCTGCTTGGTACACTGCTAAAAGTTCGGTTCTTCAGGAAAAGTGCCCTGTCAATGTCACTGAAGGGGAAGAGCCTCCTTTTGATTTTGGAATCTACTCGAGAGCTCTCTCCTCTGGCATTGTCTCGTCTAAGCAGTTTGTCTCAAAGTACTTCTTCTGTTTGTGGTGGGGATTACAGAATCTTAG TACACTTGGTCAAGGGCTTGAGACTAGCACTTACCCTGGAGAGGTTATATTCTCCATAGCACTTGCTATTGCTGGACTCCTACTCTTTGCCCTTCTCATTGGTAACATGCAG ACTTATCTTCAATCGCTTACTATCCGGTTAGAAGAAATGCGAGTCAAAAGACGCGATTCAGAACAGTGGATGCATCACCGAATGCTTCCACCAGAACTGCGAGAACGTGTCAGAAGATATGACCAGTACAAGTGGTTAGAGACGCGTGGAGTTGATGAAGAGAACATTGTCTCCAACCTCCCAAAGGATCTAAGAAGAGACATCAAACGTCATCTCTGTCTAGCCTTAGTCCGAAGA GTTCcattgtttgaaaacatggatGAGAGGCTGCTAGATGCAATCTGCATGAGGCTCAAGCCGTGTCTATACACTGAGAAGTCTTTCTTGGTGCGTGAGGGAGATCCTGTGAACGAGATGCTCTTCATAATCCGTGGTCGGCTCGAGAGTGTCACCACTGACGGTGGGAGAAGCGGATTCTACAACCGTAGTTTACTTAAAGAAGGAGACTTCTGCGGGGACGAGCTTTTGACATGGGCGCTTGATCCCAAATCAGGCTCTAACTTACCGTCCTCGACGAGAACCGTCAAGGCCTTGACAGAAGTAGAAGCCTTCGCTTTGATAGCTGATGAGCTTAAGTTTGTGGCCAGCCAGTTCAGGAGGTTACATAGCAGACAAGTGCAGCACACTTTTAGATTCTATTCACAGCAGTGGAGGACTTGGGCCGCTTGCTTTATCCAAGCTGCGTGGAGACGGTACACAAAGAGGAAGAAACTGGAACAACTTagaaaagaagaggaagaagaggaggagactGCTGCGAGGCTTATTGCAGGAGGTAGTCCTTATAGCATCAGAGCGACGTTCTTGGCTTCAAAATTTGCTGCCAATGCGCTTCGTAGTGTTCACAAGAACCGGATTAGGAAGTCTAATTTGGCACCACCGTCAACTAAAGAGCTGGTGAAGTTTCAGAAACCTCCAGAACCAGATTTCTCTGCTGATTGCTGA
- the LOC125586157 gene encoding uncharacterized protein LOC125586157 codes for MEKTYLVSTSPPKLKFFLWKIGSNALPSGENLPKIGMLQNTTCSHCGESESMDHILFHCQYTSEVWSYGPWNQPIDTTATTLFFEKLENSWNLAPLPPYGFTGNALPWICWAIWTFRNQRIFENRTQTPKETTLKAIQALKEWEIAQPPRLKSPKSATIHQHQDPPALDPSEIFCNIDASWNHTSKEARLALIFTNGSATEVSRRSIKQTAVSSPCMGEALAIREALLQAATNHYSNIYIRTDSQVLSQAINSRRKTTDLYGVLSDIDEFAFSSSFPFMHCRFTYISRAKNGPADGLAKACLVVQPVLNPN; via the coding sequence ATGGAAAAAACTTATCTGGTCTCAACATCTCCCCCGAAGCTGAAGTTCTTCCTCTGGAAGATAGGATCCAACGCGCTACCGTCTGGTGAGAATTTGCCCAAAATAGGGATGCTTCAAAACACCACTTGCAGCCATTGTGGTGAATCAGAGAGTATGGATCACATCCTCTTTCACTGCCAATACACAAGTGAGGTCTGGAGCTATGGACCGTGGAATCAACCCATTGACACAACAGCTACTACATTGTTCTTCGAAAAGCTTGAGAACTCCTGGAACCTAGCTCCCCTCCCACCTTATGGATTCACTGGCAACGCCTTGCCGTGGATATGCTGGGCAATCTGGACCTTCAGAAATCAACGGATCTTTGAGAATAGAACTCAAACGCCAAAGGAAACAACTCTAAAAGCTATCCAGGCCCTCAAAGAATGGGAGATCGCGCAACCCCCGCGTCTTAAAAGCCCAAAATCAGCGACGATTCACCAGCACCAAGATCCGCCGGCTCTCGATCCCTCTGAAATCTTCTGCAATATCGATGCCTCCTGGAACCACACCTCGAAAGAAGCAAGGCTAGCTTTGATCTTCACAAACGGATCAGCAACAGAAGTATCTCGCAGGTCGATTAAGCAAACGGCAGTTTCATCGCCATGCATGGGCGAAGCTCTGGCAATCAGAGAAGCTCTACTCCAAGCAGCCACCAATCACTACTCCAACATCTATATTCGAACAGACTCTCAAGTACTTTCACAAGCAATCAACTCTCGGCGAAAGACGACGGATCTCTACGGGGTTCTTTCAGATATCGACGAGTTCGCCTTCTCCTCTTCCTTTCCCTTTATGCATTGTCGTTTTACTTACATTTCTAGAGCCAAAAACGGGCCGGCTGATGGGCTTGCCAAGGCCTGTCTTGTAGTCCAGCCCGTTTTAAACCCAAACTAA